One Tumebacillus amylolyticus DNA segment encodes these proteins:
- the asd gene encoding archaetidylserine decarboxylase (Phosphatidylserine decarboxylase is synthesized as a single chain precursor. Generation of the pyruvoyl active site from a Ser is coupled to cleavage of a Gly-Ser bond between the larger (beta) and smaller (alpha chains). It is an integral membrane protein.) codes for MNDRLQLILMNLIPKNTISRMVGKFAASGFSRMFIPLYARKFNINLDEAEHPLEEYPSLVQFFVRRLKPHLRPLAEGDDVVVSPVDGKVSQYGLIDGGRVVQAKGVTYTVEELLGGDKERAKRYEGGTFITVYLSPTDYHRIHTPLAGKVTGYTYVPGTLFPVNPFGVRAVAGLFAKNERLITYFDTTAGEVALVKVGATIVGSVKVLYDVKAGTNIRGGRLEKKSVTDGPCYAKGEEVGRFEFGSTIILLFEPGAVELNGDLHPERRVLLGEAIGNVLR; via the coding sequence ATGAACGATCGTTTGCAACTGATTCTCATGAATTTGATTCCCAAGAACACGATCTCCCGCATGGTCGGCAAATTTGCGGCCTCCGGGTTCAGTCGCATGTTCATCCCGCTGTATGCCCGCAAGTTCAACATCAACTTGGATGAAGCGGAGCATCCCTTGGAGGAATACCCGAGCTTGGTGCAGTTCTTCGTGCGTCGCTTGAAGCCGCACTTGCGTCCGCTTGCCGAGGGCGACGATGTGGTGGTTTCGCCGGTTGACGGCAAAGTCTCGCAGTACGGCCTCATTGACGGTGGTCGCGTGGTGCAGGCGAAGGGTGTGACGTACACCGTCGAGGAGTTGCTGGGCGGAGACAAGGAACGGGCGAAGCGCTATGAGGGCGGGACGTTTATCACCGTGTACCTCAGTCCGACCGACTATCATCGCATCCACACACCGCTTGCGGGAAAAGTGACCGGGTACACGTATGTACCGGGCACGCTTTTTCCGGTCAATCCGTTTGGCGTGCGGGCGGTGGCGGGGCTGTTTGCGAAAAATGAACGGCTGATCACGTACTTTGACACGACGGCGGGTGAAGTGGCGCTGGTCAAGGTAGGCGCGACGATCGTCGGGTCTGTGAAAGTACTCTACGATGTGAAAGCGGGTACGAACATCCGTGGCGGACGTCTTGAGAAAAAGTCGGTCACCGACGGCCCGTGCTATGCCAAGGGCGAAGAAGTCGGGCGGTTTGAGTTTGGCTCGACGATCATTCTGTTGTTTGAACCGGGAGCGGTTGAGTTGAACGGAGACCTCCATCCGGAGCGCCGCGTTCTGCTTGGCGAAGCGATCGGGAACGTGTTGCGATAA
- a CDS encoding serine/threonine protein kinase, with amino-acid sequence MSLIEDIRVLAADVRVRSVNPRDPVHVRTHPDSWRCVGVGNSAAVFQPKDHPELAIKIYAPEFEDVCATEAGIYEQLGDNEFFPRYYGRGEGFLVIEYRPGKNLYDCLVQGVEIPEQAIHDVDTAIAYAQSRGLNPSDIHVKNVLVHNGRGHLVDVSDYRELGDCKRWPDLKSAYYDYYRNLYRPGLTVPSWVLETIRKWYKSPEGGSSNIGTFAERIIRMFF; translated from the coding sequence ATGTCACTGATCGAAGATATTCGTGTACTGGCAGCGGACGTCCGTGTCCGCTCTGTCAACCCGCGCGACCCGGTGCATGTGCGCACGCATCCGGACTCCTGGCGCTGTGTCGGCGTCGGCAACTCGGCGGCGGTGTTTCAACCGAAGGACCATCCAGAGTTGGCGATTAAGATCTACGCCCCCGAGTTTGAGGATGTGTGTGCCACCGAAGCGGGCATCTACGAACAGTTGGGGGACAATGAGTTTTTCCCGCGGTATTACGGGCGTGGAGAGGGCTTCCTCGTGATCGAGTACCGACCGGGCAAGAACCTCTACGACTGCCTCGTGCAGGGCGTCGAAATTCCGGAGCAAGCGATTCATGACGTGGACACGGCGATTGCGTATGCGCAAAGCAGAGGGTTGAACCCCTCCGACATTCATGTAAAAAATGTCCTCGTCCACAACGGACGAGGCCATCTCGTCGATGTCTCCGATTATCGCGAACTAGGCGACTGTAAGCGTTGGCCGGACCTGAAGTCCGCGTATTACGATTACTACCGCAACCTGTACCGACCGGGACTCACGGTGCCCTCCTGGGTGCTGGAAACGATCCGCAAGTGGTATAAGTCCCCCGAGGGCGGCTCCTCGAACATCGGGACGTTTGCGGAGCGGATTATCCGGATGTTTTTTTGA
- a CDS encoding DUF2243 domain-containing protein has translation MKRFFGILAGATAAEMSLHIDDAFAMSLQATTMASRIGAVFLGVLILFVLMLVIRRFFAAAFFNGFVVACGLFLSFDIVVFHWIFQLHRLTNGPEANWLEPIFVVFGSLAVFYGLRRELLRGRVLLVKPMGSQATRGAE, from the coding sequence GTGAAACGCTTTTTTGGAATTCTGGCGGGTGCTACAGCGGCTGAGATGAGTTTGCATATCGATGATGCATTCGCTATGAGCTTGCAAGCGACGACGATGGCTTCGAGGATCGGGGCTGTTTTTTTGGGCGTTTTGATCCTGTTCGTTCTGATGCTGGTCATTCGTCGCTTTTTTGCGGCGGCCTTTTTCAATGGGTTTGTCGTGGCTTGCGGGTTGTTTCTGAGTTTTGATATTGTGGTGTTTCATTGGATCTTCCAGTTGCACCGATTGACGAACGGCCCGGAAGCGAATTGGTTGGAGCCGATCTTTGTCGTGTTTGGGTCATTGGCTGTTTTTTATGGATTGCGAAGAGAGTTGTTGAGAGGGAGGGTTCTACTTGTCAAACCAATGGGAAGTCAAGCAACTCGTGGAGCCGAGTGA
- a CDS encoding GNAT family N-acetyltransferase, whose amino-acid sequence MSNQWEVKQLVEPSEKDLEQLSNLLIDVVADGASVGFLPPLGEADARTYWKGVWAPGVTVWSVSLEGTLIGTVQLHEAHSQNGKHRAEIAKLMVHSDCRGRGIARALMNVAEKSARDQGRTLLVLDTRAGDPSNSLYQSLGFIEAGRIPNYARSADGNLDETVFYYKHF is encoded by the coding sequence TTGTCAAACCAATGGGAAGTCAAGCAACTCGTGGAGCCGAGTGAGAAGGACTTGGAGCAGCTCTCGAACTTGCTGATCGATGTCGTGGCGGATGGTGCGTCTGTGGGGTTTTTGCCACCGTTGGGTGAAGCGGACGCTCGTACCTATTGGAAAGGCGTGTGGGCTCCCGGCGTTACGGTGTGGAGTGTATCTCTAGAGGGGACCCTCATCGGAACGGTTCAATTGCACGAAGCGCACAGCCAGAACGGCAAGCACCGCGCGGAGATCGCCAAACTGATGGTCCACTCCGATTGCAGAGGCCGTGGAATCGCCCGCGCCCTGATGAACGTCGCCGAAAAAAGCGCACGCGACCAAGGGCGCACGCTGCTCGTCTTGGACACCCGAGCAGGCGACCCGTCCAATTCGCTGTACCAATCCCTCGGTTTCATCGAAGCCGGACGAATCCCGAACTACGCCCGGTCTGCGGACGGGAACTTGGACGAGACGGTTTTTTATTACAAGCATTTTTAA
- a CDS encoding phospholipase D-like domain-containing protein: MTKVLSIFVVLLAAGTLTACSPVSQTNTSTLPDGAVQWAFTQADQHPDKVLTEQIGKATKTLDIAIYSLTEDGIVQGILDAKKRGVTVRIITDKQQMGNKTQTEKLKLLKKSGIPIKYNTHSGLMHLKVTIIDGVECTTGSFNYSNQASTSNDEVLLVVKDAKATQAFEDQFQRMWDDKKGFTDYK, translated from the coding sequence TTGACCAAGGTACTTTCTATCTTCGTCGTCCTGCTCGCAGCAGGTACTCTAACCGCCTGTTCACCTGTATCGCAAACGAACACCTCAACTCTGCCGGACGGCGCCGTCCAATGGGCGTTCACACAAGCAGATCAGCATCCGGACAAGGTCTTAACGGAACAGATCGGCAAAGCAACCAAGACCCTCGACATCGCCATCTACTCGCTGACCGAGGACGGCATCGTCCAGGGCATCCTCGACGCGAAAAAACGCGGCGTCACCGTCCGCATCATCACCGACAAGCAACAGATGGGCAACAAAACCCAAACGGAAAAGCTCAAACTTCTGAAAAAATCCGGCATCCCGATCAAATACAACACCCACTCCGGCCTCATGCATCTCAAAGTCACGATCATCGACGGAGTCGAATGCACGACCGGTTCTTTCAATTACAGCAACCAAGCCTCCACCTCCAACGACGAAGTTCTGCTCGTCGTCAAGGACGCCAAGGCCACTCAAGCTTTCGAAGACCAGTTTCAACGCATGTGGGATGACAAGAAGGGGTTCACCGACTACAAATAA
- a CDS encoding C39 family peptidase, with the protein MSKIVSNVEVIGQYPVLPTGCEATALTMLLRWAGVEVEKETVADALVKEPNPFEQEGKLLGGNPYRAFIGDPYDKESYGTFHGPIAQTLEKFLPGRALDLTGLSFEELLLEIDRERPVVVWATIELKEPRKTTLWEDIDGSGTMIQWQSPEHCMTLVGYSEEFVIINDPHTGNQEHYPRDLFRLRWEQLGQQAVTVK; encoded by the coding sequence ATGAGCAAGATCGTTTCAAATGTGGAGGTCATTGGACAATATCCGGTGCTTCCGACCGGCTGTGAAGCGACAGCGCTGACCATGCTGTTGCGTTGGGCGGGCGTCGAGGTTGAAAAAGAGACCGTGGCCGACGCGCTGGTGAAAGAGCCGAATCCGTTTGAGCAAGAGGGAAAGCTCCTGGGCGGCAATCCGTATCGGGCGTTTATCGGGGACCCGTATGATAAAGAAAGCTACGGTACGTTCCACGGGCCGATTGCACAGACGTTGGAGAAGTTTCTGCCGGGGCGGGCGCTCGATTTGACGGGGTTGAGTTTCGAGGAGTTGCTGTTGGAGATCGACCGAGAGCGTCCGGTGGTCGTGTGGGCGACGATTGAATTGAAGGAACCGCGCAAAACGACGCTCTGGGAAGACATCGACGGTTCGGGGACGATGATTCAATGGCAGTCGCCTGAGCATTGCATGACGCTGGTCGGGTATTCGGAGGAGTTTGTCATCATCAACGACCCGCACACAGGCAACCAAGAACACTATCCCCGCGATCTCTTCCGCCTGCGGTGGGAGCAGTTGGGCCAGCAGGCAGTGACGGTGAAATAA